The following proteins come from a genomic window of Flavobacterium crocinum:
- a CDS encoding glycoside hydrolase family 97 protein: MRLILFALLFLFYSSALKAQSTSALSPDKSLELKISVTDGKVFYNLFYQQEEFLSQSPLGLLSSVGDFTKDLKLIGKTSSKIQESYKLNRSKVSEVNYLANETKFTFVNKENDTIHIVFRISNNDVAFSYWIPKSKKNSNDCIVEKEITGFKLPSGTTTFITPQAPPLSGWEKTKPSYEEEYTREEKVGTKSQYGLGYTFPALFHLGNKGWLLISETGISGNYPGTRLSDADSEGIYSVSFPQEGENNFNGAVTASSTLPMQTSWKTITLGKTLKPIVESTVSTDVVKPLIKSSKVFDTGRASWSWIVWQDESCNYNDQKTFIDLAANLKCEFILIDALWDVKIGKEKMTELVNYAKSKNVGVILWYNSNGNWNTAPQTPKDKMNTAEARRKEMQWLQQIGVKGLKIDFFGGDKQVTMKLYHDILIDAAEFGLGINFHGATLPRGWERMYPNYMTSEAVLASENLVFQQGFSDRYPSTATIYPFTRNTVAAMDFGPVFLNKRLHRDPNKGTVRKTTDAFEMATAVVFFSPVQHWGLTPENLQEKPSYLFDYLKNVPTVWDETVYLDGYPGKYCVIARRKNTKWYIAAINGENVRKKITVNLPMLKGKGVSIIADGNEQESKFSIQKLQNTTFDFNLSPNGGTVIFTP, encoded by the coding sequence ATGAGATTAATTCTATTCGCCTTGCTTTTTCTCTTCTATTCTAGCGCATTAAAAGCACAATCTACTTCAGCCTTAAGTCCGGATAAAAGTCTGGAACTAAAAATATCAGTGACAGATGGGAAAGTATTTTATAATTTATTCTATCAACAAGAAGAATTTCTAAGCCAATCACCTTTAGGACTTTTGAGTTCAGTAGGGGATTTTACAAAAGATCTTAAATTAATTGGTAAAACTTCTTCTAAAATTCAAGAGTCGTATAAACTAAACCGTTCAAAAGTAAGTGAGGTAAACTATCTGGCAAATGAAACTAAGTTTACGTTTGTCAATAAAGAAAATGATACAATCCATATAGTCTTCAGGATTTCTAATAATGATGTTGCTTTTAGTTATTGGATTCCAAAAAGCAAAAAGAATAGCAATGATTGTATTGTTGAAAAAGAAATAACTGGTTTTAAACTTCCGTCGGGAACAACGACTTTTATAACACCACAAGCTCCGCCTTTAAGTGGCTGGGAGAAAACAAAACCATCTTATGAAGAAGAATATACAAGAGAAGAAAAAGTTGGAACAAAATCACAATACGGATTAGGTTATACTTTTCCTGCGCTTTTCCATTTAGGAAACAAAGGCTGGTTATTAATTTCTGAAACCGGAATTAGCGGTAATTACCCTGGAACAAGATTAAGTGATGCTGATTCAGAAGGAATTTATTCTGTTAGTTTTCCTCAGGAGGGCGAAAACAATTTTAATGGCGCGGTTACAGCCTCTTCTACTCTGCCCATGCAAACATCATGGAAAACAATTACACTGGGAAAAACATTAAAACCAATTGTAGAATCTACTGTTTCTACAGATGTTGTAAAACCGCTTATAAAATCTTCAAAAGTATTTGACACAGGTCGTGCAAGCTGGAGCTGGATTGTATGGCAGGATGAAAGTTGCAACTATAACGATCAAAAAACTTTTATTGATCTAGCAGCAAACCTAAAATGCGAGTTTATTTTAATTGATGCGCTTTGGGATGTAAAAATCGGTAAAGAAAAAATGACTGAATTGGTAAATTACGCAAAATCGAAAAATGTCGGCGTTATTTTATGGTACAACTCTAACGGGAACTGGAATACAGCACCACAAACTCCAAAAGATAAAATGAATACCGCAGAAGCCCGCAGAAAAGAAATGCAATGGCTACAGCAAATTGGAGTAAAAGGTTTAAAAATCGACTTTTTTGGCGGAGATAAACAAGTTACCATGAAATTGTATCACGATATACTAATTGATGCAGCCGAATTTGGTTTGGGAATTAATTTTCATGGCGCTACACTTCCGCGCGGATGGGAAAGAATGTATCCTAATTACATGACGAGCGAAGCAGTATTAGCGTCAGAAAATTTAGTTTTTCAGCAAGGATTCAGTGACAGATATCCTTCAACAGCCACTATTTATCCTTTTACCAGAAATACAGTTGCAGCAATGGATTTTGGTCCTGTTTTCCTGAACAAACGTCTACATCGTGATCCAAACAAAGGAACAGTAAGAAAAACAACGGATGCTTTTGAAATGGCAACTGCTGTAGTATTCTTTTCGCCAGTTCAGCATTGGGGCTTAACTCCTGAAAACTTACAAGAAAAACCTTCTTACCTATTTGATTACTTAAAAAATGTCCCAACAGTATGGGATGAAACAGTATACTTAGATGGTTATCCTGGAAAGTATTGTGTAATTGCCCGTAGAAAAAACACAAAATGGTATATAGCTGCAATTAACGGTGAAAACGTCCGCAAAAAAATCACAGTCAATCTTCCAATGTTAAAAGGAAAAGGAGTTTCTATTATAGCTGACGGCAATGAACAGGAATCTAAATTTAGTATTCAAAAATTGCAAAATACAACTTTTGATTTTAATCTTTCTCCAAATGGAGGAACTGTAATATTTACTCCTTAA
- a CDS encoding carbohydrate kinase family protein: protein MNNHKKLKAVAFGEVLWDIFDNIKKIGGAPLNVALRMKALGADVNMISCVGNDSDGEAIINEVKKLGLNTETILKSDNYPTGLVNVTLDETKSATYEILYPSAWDKIILNDTARETVQNADVLIYGSLVCRDEVSRQTLEELLHTDAYKVFDVNLRKPHYTYEILKQLMDAANLIKFNDEELMEISAAFDSPYTTLEENMNFICSFTNAIAICVTRGKDGALLLWDKHLYENTGYVVKVEDTVGAGDSFLGALVTSLLTGKEPQQALNFACATGALVAGSSGANPEILLSRIDDLINQN, encoded by the coding sequence ATGAACAACCACAAAAAACTTAAAGCAGTCGCTTTCGGAGAAGTACTTTGGGATATTTTTGACAACATAAAAAAAATTGGCGGAGCTCCATTAAACGTGGCGCTTCGTATGAAAGCTCTAGGAGCTGATGTTAATATGATCAGCTGTGTAGGAAACGATTCAGACGGCGAAGCGATTATCAATGAAGTAAAGAAATTAGGTTTAAATACAGAAACAATTCTGAAATCAGATAATTATCCAACCGGATTGGTTAATGTGACTTTGGACGAAACTAAATCCGCCACTTATGAAATTCTTTATCCTTCTGCCTGGGACAAAATTATTTTAAATGATACTGCCAGAGAAACTGTTCAAAATGCCGACGTTTTAATTTATGGAAGTTTAGTTTGCAGAGATGAAGTTTCCAGACAAACATTGGAAGAACTACTTCATACAGACGCTTACAAAGTTTTTGATGTTAATTTAAGAAAACCTCATTATACTTATGAAATTCTAAAACAGTTAATGGACGCAGCCAATTTGATTAAATTTAATGATGAAGAATTAATGGAAATAAGTGCTGCTTTTGATTCTCCTTACACTACTTTAGAAGAAAACATGAATTTTATCTGCTCTTTTACTAATGCCATTGCTATATGTGTTACAAGAGGAAAAGATGGCGCTTTATTATTGTGGGACAAACATCTTTATGAAAATACTGGCTATGTTGTAAAGGTTGAAGATACTGTAGGTGCTGGAGATTCTTTTTTAGGCGCTTTGGTAACTTCGCTTTTAACTGGCAAGGAACCGCAGCAGGCTTTAAACTTTGCTTGTGCAACCGGAGCTTTAGTTGCTGGTTCTTCCGGAGCGAATCCTGAAATTCTTTTATCGAGAATTGATGATTTGATTAATCAGAATTAA
- a CDS encoding HAD-IIB family hydrolase codes for MMKKLRISLINIHGLLKGSGLEIGRDADNGGQTKYIYELAEFLSQHEDVEHVHLFTRLIDDPSLSPEYAVPVEIINDKLDIRRIPFLGKKYKAKEQLWEGLDTFVNGVVQHIKQHNIFPDWIHSHYGDAGYAAAELSAILNIPFAHTGHSLGFYKKKKLLESGQTEEDLEKKFKFAARIAAEERTLELSEFIVTSTEQEIETYKAYKNFELAKYHAISPGIDTRKFVPYYFQESDTEKNLEEAQRKYWVAESISKFLTNPHKPIILALSRPDRHKNLNTLIEVYGKDKELQSIANLVIFAGIRKDIAKMPESEKDVLTDLLLLMDKYDLYGKMAIPKKHDVENEVSIIYRYAAEKRGVFVNLALHENFGLTVIESASSGLPVVVTKNGGPSEIIPVCQNGELVNPQEESQIKKALRNILTDENRWKYYSNNGALNIQKYYSWVSHVNQYVELVNENLSLSSGAGIKKQHYPNINISRLKRKIDHLLVSDIDGTLIEPKLANPGLKELKTHLTNRTDKMAFAMASGRNLELVKKVIDEEEFPLPDFIICSVGTEIYYTNGKDYILDKGWAKFLAGRWKREDIVNRLKAVKWIKLQEEEAQNPYKISYYYEKEHYNHDELIEALGTGWYKVNIIPSHGQFLDFIPKRASKGNAIKFLCRKWSIPLSNVIAAGDSGNDVDMFRGTIRGIIVGNRSAELADYETTKSIYVAKTSASEGILEGLKHYKIIK; via the coding sequence ATGATGAAAAAATTACGAATTTCTCTTATCAATATACACGGACTCTTAAAAGGTTCTGGACTCGAAATCGGTCGTGATGCCGATAACGGCGGACAGACCAAATATATTTACGAATTAGCCGAATTTTTATCCCAGCATGAAGATGTCGAACATGTACATTTGTTTACCAGATTAATCGACGATCCTTCTCTTTCGCCCGAATATGCAGTTCCTGTCGAAATTATAAATGATAAATTGGATATAAGACGAATTCCATTTCTGGGTAAAAAATACAAAGCAAAAGAACAGCTTTGGGAAGGTCTGGATACTTTTGTAAATGGTGTTGTACAGCACATCAAACAACATAATATTTTTCCCGACTGGATTCACTCTCATTACGGAGATGCCGGTTACGCAGCTGCCGAATTATCGGCAATATTAAATATTCCTTTTGCACATACTGGACACTCATTAGGTTTTTACAAGAAGAAAAAATTACTCGAAAGTGGGCAAACTGAGGAAGATCTTGAAAAGAAATTCAAATTTGCCGCCAGAATTGCCGCCGAAGAACGAACTTTAGAACTCTCCGAATTTATTGTTACTTCTACAGAACAAGAAATTGAAACCTACAAAGCTTACAAGAATTTCGAATTAGCCAAATACCACGCTATTTCACCCGGAATTGACACCAGAAAATTTGTTCCTTATTACTTTCAGGAAAGCGATACGGAAAAAAATCTGGAAGAAGCACAACGCAAATACTGGGTTGCCGAAAGCATTTCAAAATTCCTTACCAATCCACACAAACCCATTATTCTGGCGCTTTCAAGACCAGATCGTCATAAAAATCTAAATACGCTTATTGAAGTTTACGGTAAAGACAAAGAACTGCAAAGTATTGCTAATCTCGTCATTTTTGCCGGAATACGAAAAGATATTGCCAAAATGCCTGAATCTGAAAAAGACGTTTTGACTGATTTATTGCTGTTAATGGACAAATACGATTTGTACGGAAAAATGGCAATTCCTAAAAAACATGATGTCGAAAATGAAGTTTCTATCATTTATCGGTATGCTGCAGAGAAACGAGGTGTTTTTGTCAATTTAGCTTTACATGAAAACTTCGGCTTGACCGTAATAGAATCGGCAAGTTCGGGGCTTCCGGTTGTGGTTACTAAAAATGGCGGGCCTTCAGAAATTATTCCCGTTTGTCAAAACGGAGAATTGGTTAATCCGCAGGAAGAAAGTCAGATTAAGAAAGCGCTTCGAAATATTTTAACTGATGAAAATCGATGGAAATACTATTCGAATAACGGTGCACTTAATATCCAAAAATATTACAGCTGGGTCAGTCATGTCAATCAATATGTAGAATTGGTTAATGAAAATTTATCGCTTTCATCTGGTGCCGGCATTAAAAAACAGCATTATCCAAATATCAATATCAGTCGATTAAAAAGAAAAATTGATCATCTTTTGGTTTCAGATATCGACGGAACTTTGATCGAACCTAAACTGGCTAATCCGGGTTTAAAAGAATTAAAAACACACCTTACCAATCGTACGGATAAAATGGCTTTTGCAATGGCTTCTGGCAGGAATTTAGAGTTGGTTAAAAAAGTAATCGACGAAGAAGAATTTCCCCTCCCCGATTTTATTATCTGTTCTGTCGGAACTGAGATTTATTACACCAACGGAAAAGATTATATTTTGGATAAAGGCTGGGCAAAATTCTTAGCCGGAAGATGGAAAAGAGAGGATATCGTAAACCGGTTAAAAGCTGTTAAATGGATAAAACTTCAGGAAGAAGAAGCACAGAATCCTTATAAAATCTCTTATTATTATGAAAAAGAACATTACAATCATGACGAATTAATTGAAGCTTTGGGAACAGGCTGGTACAAAGTAAATATTATTCCGAGTCATGGGCAGTTTCTGGATTTCATTCCGAAAAGAGCTTCTAAAGGAAATGCAATTAAGTTTTTATGCCGAAAATGGTCAATTCCATTATCAAATGTTATTGCAGCGGGAGATTCAGGAAACGATGTTGATATGTTTAGAGGTACTATAAGAGGAATTATTGTCGGCAACCGAAGCGCAGAACTGGCAGATTATGAAACGACCAAAAGCATTTATGTTGCCAAAACATCTGCTTCCGAAGGAATTTTGGAAGGATTAAAACATTATAAAATAATAAAGTAA
- a CDS encoding glycoside hydrolase family protein, translated as MYSGSGFSNWEIGDVDVFIDEKGIHHLFHLIIPNHDYIAHAISKDGLSWKRVKNALFVGDPGEWDDDMLWTMHISKRSEGDGYEMYYTGLKRQDKGIEQKVGRAISTDLLTWKKENLYGLPFQSEAPHYESKNNNPREWISFRDPFKYQYKGDDYLLICARSASGPTYRRGCIGIAKREAEGYVLQKPLHIPYVYDDVECPCVFEIKGNHYLLGSIREDIKVRYWSSAEFRGEYSAFHNNVLMPQGNYAARVVKDGKHFLVYNFYFADGNVNTHRVIPPPKELDVDKSGRLLLKTYYYWEKLYKKTILQKDLPQPMPILGNPTAEFVQENENKWRFGCRSGYEIYGFEKPSNDFVWEGTFSVEGMGKTGFVIECDKEGTGYYISIDFMNGFVQFRAWGFNEKDVKNNFIFENIQTNQFEISEEKQISFKIIRYGNYYELSINEIVKLTLLDFKYNEGKVGIYVCSAVISISDSKIHVIPEPENEYAASDPEKYDNELQPNSLI; from the coding sequence ATGTATTCAGGATCAGGATTTAGCAACTGGGAAATTGGAGATGTCGATGTATTTATAGATGAAAAAGGAATTCATCATTTGTTTCACTTAATTATTCCTAACCACGATTATATTGCCCATGCGATATCTAAAGATGGCCTTTCTTGGAAACGTGTCAAGAACGCTTTGTTTGTTGGCGATCCCGGAGAATGGGACGACGATATGCTCTGGACAATGCACATCAGTAAAAGATCGGAAGGAGACGGTTATGAAATGTATTATACCGGTTTAAAACGTCAGGACAAAGGAATTGAGCAAAAAGTAGGAAGAGCCATTTCGACCGATTTATTAACCTGGAAAAAAGAGAATTTATATGGACTTCCGTTTCAAAGTGAAGCACCGCATTATGAAAGCAAAAACAATAATCCGAGAGAATGGATAAGTTTTCGAGATCCTTTTAAATATCAATATAAAGGAGACGATTATTTATTAATCTGTGCCAGAAGTGCTTCAGGACCAACTTACAGACGTGGCTGTATCGGAATTGCTAAAAGAGAAGCAGAAGGTTATGTTTTACAGAAACCGCTTCATATTCCGTATGTGTATGATGATGTCGAATGTCCCTGTGTTTTTGAGATTAAAGGAAATCATTATCTACTAGGTTCCATTCGGGAAGATATAAAAGTCCGCTATTGGTCTTCGGCTGAATTTAGAGGAGAATATTCGGCTTTTCATAATAATGTGCTGATGCCTCAGGGAAATTATGCGGCAAGAGTCGTAAAAGACGGAAAACATTTTCTGGTTTATAATTTCTATTTCGCAGATGGAAATGTGAATACGCACCGCGTTATTCCGCCTCCAAAGGAATTGGATGTGGATAAAAGCGGTCGTCTTTTGCTAAAGACTTATTATTATTGGGAAAAACTCTATAAGAAAACCATTCTTCAAAAAGACCTGCCACAGCCAATGCCGATTCTGGGAAATCCTACTGCTGAGTTTGTTCAGGAAAATGAAAATAAATGGCGATTTGGATGCCGAAGTGGTTATGAGATTTACGGCTTCGAAAAGCCTTCCAACGATTTTGTCTGGGAAGGTACTTTTTCTGTTGAAGGAATGGGAAAAACGGGATTTGTAATTGAATGTGATAAAGAAGGAACGGGTTATTATATTTCAATCGACTTTATGAATGGTTTCGTTCAGTTCAGAGCTTGGGGATTTAATGAAAAAGATGTAAAGAATAATTTTATCTTTGAAAATATTCAGACCAATCAGTTTGAAATTAGCGAAGAAAAACAGATTTCTTTTAAGATCATCCGTTATGGAAATTACTACGAACTTTCGATCAATGAAATTGTAAAACTGACCTTGCTAGATTTTAAATACAACGAGGGAAAAGTTGGTATTTATGTTTGTTCGGCGGTTATTTCTATCAGCGATTCTAAAATTCATGTTATTCCGGAACCAGAAAATGAATATGCAGCATCCGATCCTGAAAAATATGATAATGAGTTGCAACCGAATTCTTTAATTTGA
- a CDS encoding PPC domain-containing DNA-binding protein encodes MKIQIHKIFIALAFLLIFNLANAQQNDKEKCRYIKIPNGYLMVLREGDNVLALIENLAKEQNIPSANFTGIGFAQDATFGFYDFSQKKFHPKTFNKVEMGSITGSIAWSGEKPSIHMHGVATDDKFDAYGGHILALKVGTGSMEIYITVNSEKLERKIEQPLNANVLQLPCLK; translated from the coding sequence ATGAAAATTCAAATCCATAAAATCTTTATTGCTTTAGCATTTTTGCTGATTTTTAATTTAGCTAATGCACAGCAAAATGATAAAGAAAAATGCCGTTATATTAAAATCCCAAATGGTTATTTGATGGTGCTTCGCGAAGGCGATAATGTTTTGGCTTTGATTGAAAATCTGGCGAAAGAACAAAATATCCCGTCCGCTAATTTTACCGGAATTGGTTTTGCACAGGATGCAACTTTCGGATTTTATGATTTCAGCCAGAAAAAATTTCATCCTAAAACTTTCAATAAAGTCGAAATGGGAAGTATAACTGGTTCTATCGCCTGGAGCGGAGAAAAACCATCGATTCACATGCACGGCGTAGCAACCGATGATAAATTCGATGCTTATGGTGGTCATATTTTAGCGTTAAAAGTTGGAACGGGTTCTATGGAAATTTATATTACTGTAAACAGTGAAAAATTAGAAAGAAAGATTGAACAGCCGTTGAATGCTAATGTTTTACAATTGCCTTGTTTGAAGTAA
- a CDS encoding Crp/Fnr family transcriptional regulator, which yields MPQSPSPEDVKNIFETYFTADMTIWKGFSEKIKVREFEKSEIIKDYNAIERYLNIVIKGSAGLFVWDGKRDICINLLYEKSFISDYMSFLNQQPTVIKTEALEELILWSISHSDLNELYQKSETGLRIGKAISEMLYVRKQQEQINLLTLSPQERYLKLIEGRPEIFQRTPLKIIASYLGLTAESLSRIRKRVMEK from the coding sequence ATGCCACAAAGTCCTTCCCCTGAAGATGTAAAGAACATTTTTGAAACCTATTTTACCGCAGATATGACTATCTGGAAAGGATTCTCGGAGAAAATTAAAGTACGGGAATTTGAAAAATCAGAAATCATAAAAGATTACAATGCTATAGAAAGATATCTAAACATTGTTATAAAAGGATCAGCAGGATTATTTGTTTGGGATGGGAAAAGAGATATCTGCATCAATCTTCTTTATGAAAAAAGTTTCATTAGTGATTATATGTCTTTCTTAAATCAACAGCCCACAGTTATCAAAACGGAAGCATTGGAAGAACTGATTTTATGGTCAATTTCTCATTCCGATTTAAACGAATTATACCAAAAATCTGAAACGGGTTTACGAATTGGCAAAGCGATTTCTGAAATGCTTTATGTACGCAAACAGCAGGAACAAATTAATCTCTTAACGCTTTCTCCTCAGGAACGTTATTTAAAACTTATAGAAGGTCGCCCGGAAATATTCCAGAGAACGCCCTTAAAAATCATAGCTTCTTATCTCGGATTAACAGCAGAAAGTTTAAGCCGAATTCGAAAAAGAGTTATGGAAAAATGA
- a CDS encoding CPBP family intramembrane glutamic endopeptidase, whose product MKTKINFGAIIVYYVIAVICRYVAVKTNLLSGIENPYLAILLRGVGPALGALAAIKIFSLQNPMSLKGIYKNAIVPFAVYWLLPAVLIAGTYYFVMGKFPILLMFTVLVYGLLEEIGWRGFLQEQLKSLPKFTSILIIAVLWFAWHLNFETTSSNMIFLGIIFFGSWGIGKVYSSTGSLLAVAGVHSLNNFFRNGLHDTELTLIVTLLIIWVGFIIIYNRKNKKALNPIAE is encoded by the coding sequence ATGAAAACTAAAATCAACTTTGGCGCTATAATAGTTTATTATGTAATTGCAGTAATCTGCAGATATGTTGCGGTTAAAACCAATTTATTATCAGGAATTGAAAATCCGTATTTAGCTATTCTTCTTCGTGGTGTCGGCCCAGCTTTGGGTGCTTTGGCTGCGATAAAAATATTTTCTCTGCAAAATCCAATGTCTTTAAAAGGAATTTACAAAAATGCCATCGTTCCGTTTGCTGTTTATTGGTTGTTACCGGCTGTTTTAATTGCTGGAACTTATTATTTTGTTATGGGTAAATTCCCAATTTTATTAATGTTTACGGTTTTAGTGTACGGACTTTTAGAAGAAATTGGCTGGCGAGGTTTTTTACAGGAACAATTAAAATCGCTTCCTAAATTTACTTCGATCTTAATTATTGCGGTTCTTTGGTTTGCGTGGCATTTAAACTTTGAAACCACTTCAAGCAATATGATTTTCTTAGGAATCATCTTCTTTGGCAGCTGGGGAATCGGAAAAGTATATTCTTCTACAGGATCTTTATTGGCAGTTGCCGGAGTGCATTCTCTAAACAATTTTTTCCGCAATGGCTTGCATGATACGGAATTAACGCTGATCGTGACTTTATTGATTATCTGGGTTGGCTTTATTATAATTTATAACAGAAAAAATAAAAAAGCACTAAATCCAATTGCTGAGTAG
- a CDS encoding TlpA family protein disulfide reductase: MKIKKVRLLLVFMTLSLFIPEVNGQTANKKNNKIADVSKEKTAVAVEVPKEIEEWMNSEFLKIKKQPIADFNSSDFYNKTNGRLIGYINGYNKNLGFTTGIVYWINEITSEDLPAVIQIHPDGRFEADLPLSYPIYLNAIIKDVSIPLYIEPGQVVACIVDIKDLLPVSDNSKFKKVFYKGTLEQINNDLLNFDYNIIDFEDTERKINSLPAEDFKSNQFAEQKENLESLDNYIKSHQFSSKAAVIIKNDIYLKTAINLFEFPQIKFRSLAHPDKKAVNTLDNSFYNFLKEFPLNDQSLLVSSLFGTFENLFEFSQPFSVEPSREIFRVTPEKNILAYLDEQAVKISKEDRELLNAIYNSSNASKTVVENRENKVKQFREKYRKEVELYNEKYVMPLVNANSLNIAKEYSRLRDSVVTNVLGLQHNLVYDITKVRKLKFDTSRADRKKAMTYWENQKKEITTPFVIEEGNVLLNQVFPSESSKAYVLPPGKATDIFNKIINPFKGKILFVDFWSTSCAPCVGNIKNMKEIRRKYEGNKDFEFLFITEETESPLSGYSKFIKDQELKNSFRLSVDDYNYLRQLFKFEAIPKYFVIDKKGNVLIDGFQMHNFEFELKSVLELGK, from the coding sequence ATGAAAATTAAAAAAGTAAGACTGTTACTAGTGTTTATGACATTGTCATTGTTTATTCCTGAAGTGAATGGACAAACAGCAAATAAAAAAAACAATAAGATTGCGGATGTTTCAAAAGAGAAAACAGCAGTTGCTGTAGAAGTTCCAAAAGAAATTGAGGAATGGATGAATAGTGAGTTCTTAAAAATAAAAAAGCAACCCATTGCAGATTTTAATTCTTCGGATTTTTACAATAAAACTAATGGACGACTTATCGGATATATTAACGGTTACAATAAAAACTTAGGGTTTACTACCGGAATTGTCTATTGGATTAATGAGATTACTTCAGAGGATTTACCTGCGGTGATACAAATTCATCCTGATGGACGTTTTGAAGCTGATCTTCCATTATCATACCCTATATATTTGAATGCCATAATTAAAGATGTCTCGATTCCTTTGTATATTGAACCCGGACAGGTTGTTGCATGTATAGTTGATATAAAGGATTTACTGCCTGTTTCTGATAATTCCAAATTTAAGAAAGTGTTTTACAAAGGAACACTGGAGCAGATAAACAACGATTTGCTAAATTTTGATTACAATATAATAGATTTTGAAGATACAGAACGAAAGATAAATTCTCTTCCTGCCGAGGATTTCAAAAGTAATCAATTTGCAGAGCAAAAAGAAAATTTAGAAAGCCTTGATAATTATATCAAAAGTCATCAATTCAGCAGTAAAGCGGCTGTTATTATAAAAAATGATATTTATTTAAAAACGGCTATTAATTTGTTTGAGTTTCCGCAAATAAAATTCAGATCTCTGGCACACCCGGACAAAAAAGCAGTTAATACACTTGATAATAGTTTCTATAATTTCCTGAAAGAATTCCCTTTAAATGATCAAAGTCTTTTGGTATCTTCTCTATTTGGAACATTTGAGAATCTTTTTGAATTCAGCCAGCCTTTTAGTGTTGAGCCAAGTCGGGAAATATTCAGAGTCACGCCAGAAAAAAATATCTTAGCTTATTTAGATGAGCAGGCAGTCAAAATATCAAAGGAAGATAGAGAGTTACTAAATGCCATTTACAATTCATCAAATGCATCTAAAACAGTTGTCGAAAATAGAGAGAATAAAGTAAAGCAATTTAGAGAAAAATACAGGAAAGAAGTCGAATTATACAATGAAAAGTACGTTATGCCATTAGTGAATGCCAATTCTTTAAATATAGCAAAAGAATATAGCAGACTAAGAGATTCTGTAGTAACAAATGTATTGGGATTACAGCATAATTTAGTTTATGATATTACAAAAGTGAGGAAACTTAAATTTGATACCAGTAGAGCAGACAGAAAAAAGGCCATGACATATTGGGAAAATCAGAAAAAAGAAATAACAACTCCTTTTGTAATTGAAGAAGGAAACGTTCTTCTGAACCAGGTTTTTCCGTCTGAAAGTTCCAAAGCTTATGTTTTACCTCCGGGAAAAGCGACTGATATTTTTAATAAAATTATAAATCCCTTTAAAGGAAAAATTTTGTTTGTTGATTTTTGGTCTACCAGTTGCGCGCCATGCGTTGGAAACATTAAAAATATGAAGGAGATACGCAGAAAATACGAAGGAAATAAAGACTTTGAGTTTCTGTTTATAACAGAAGAAACAGAATCGCCTTTATCTGGTTATTCTAAATTTATAAAGGATCAGGAACTAAAAAACAGCTTTAGATTATCAGTAGATGACTATAATTATCTTCGACAACTTTTTAAATTTGAAGCAATTCCGAAATATTTTGTTATTGATAAAAAAGGAAATGTATTGATTGATGGTTTCCAAATGCACAATTTTGAATTTGAGTTGAAGAGTGTTTTAGAATTAGGGAAATAA